The window ATCGTAGACGTAGCTCAGCAGCCGGACCAGGAGCGTCTCGGCGGTATCCACACCGGCGGCGCTGACCGGGTCCGGATAGCTGACGTACCCCGCCTCGGCCGCCCGTGCCTTCACGTACTGGGCGAGGGTGGTCTTCCCGAACCCCGGCGATCCCTCAATGGTCTGCCGCGAGCTCGGAGCGCCTCCAATTACGCCGAGCAGGCGCTCCGCCTCCGCCGTGCGCCCGATGAAGAGATCGATAGGATACCGGGCGGTGTCACTCGCCTGCAGGTCGCGCTGGAAGTACGGGCTCTCGCGCAGGTTGTACAGCTGCCAGCGATTGTGCAGGGTCATCTATGAGCCTCGAGTATCATTGGCGGAGGACCGGCTGCTGCCAATAATACCCTGTTATCGGCAGAATCGCCAATAATACCCGATCATCGGCTCCAGGCGCGCGTCAGTCAATGATCGCCCTGCTCTCTCGACGGGGTTCTCGGCCCCAGAGTGGAGCTCGGAGGAAGCCGGTCCGTAAAAAACCGGACCGGGAATGTACGGACTCCCGGCGGGTCAGCCGAGGTCAAGTACGGATCAGGTCTGAGCGGCTAAGCAAGCAGATGCAACATAAGGGACATTTTGCATCCTCTCGCCGGACCTATGAGAGCGGATCCAGGAGGTGAGGGAGACGTCCGCGACACCCCTCCTGTCCAAGCAGATCACGCTCGCCGGCTCCGCTGGAACGGTGCAGCCCCCGTGTGAGCGAGCCCCCTGACGAAGGGCGTCCGCCAAGGGGGCTCGTCGTGCGACACGGTCGTCGAAGCGTTCCGACCCTCCGTGAACCCTGTCCGGTGTGCGGACAGCGGATTCAGGCTCGCTGACGCAGCAGGCGTGCGGTCTCCTCCAGCGTATCCGCGAGCGAGCGCGCATCCTCTCCCCCGATCCCCTCCGCGGCGCGGCGCGCGAGGACGGGCAGCGCGGTGGAGATCCGCCCGAGGTAGTGCGTGGCCTGCTGCGGACTGAGATCGGGGAGCGGCTGCCTGATGTTGATCTGGAACGACTGCTTCCCTGCCCCGCCCTGGCTCCGTACCGCGCTACGAGGCGCCTGCAGGCGCTCCGCCGCCGTACGATCGCCGATTCGCCGCAACTCCTGGAGCAGCCGCTCGGCCGCGGCCTGCGTCCCCTGGTCTGCGGCCGCGGCGATCCCCTTAAGCGCCGAGAACGGGAGGCGCGCCATCCGTCCATGGTCCGGCCCTCCGCCCGCGACCACGCCGGCGGCTCCGAGCACGTCCATCGAGAGCGCATCGGCGACGCGCAGGTACTCGCCCACCGTGGTGTGCGGCTTGTGGTGCGCCGCGGCCACGTCGCGGACCGTTGCCGGCTGCCCCCGCTCCTTCCTGCGGTCGCGCCGCTGCTGCCAGGCAAGTGCCCACTCCCAGGCCGAAAGGTCGGTGCGCGCCTCGTTCTCCGTGAAGACGATCGACTCGGCCCGCTCGTCGTCCACCGTTACGAGGACGATCGGCGCGAGCCAGTTCCCTGCCCCATCGCGCTTCAGGACCCCCTCCGCCTCCCCCCGCTCGATCAGCCGCTGCAGCGCGCGGAGCCGCAGTTCGCCGGGCATGAGCTCCACCCAACCGGGCTTCGCAGGGTGAGGTCGCCCCTTGGGCTGATGGATCAGGCCGGTGTCGCGGATGCTGTCGGCCAGCTCCTCGATCTCCCTCTCCGGAAAGACGCGGCGCACCTGGAAAGGCGACGGCTCGACTCGGTCGATCCGAACGTGCTGGACGCGTTCCTCGGCGCTGCGGCCGTCCGCGTCCAGCTGATAGGTGGTGACGTTGTCGTCGAGATCCTCGCGTCGCACCAGCGGCGCCGCCGCGCGGGAGCCGCCGAGACGGGCCTTCCCGCTCACGCGACCCCTCCAGCGACGGCGGAGCGGCTCTCGATTCCCAGGGATCCGATCACTTCGGCCGCCACGTCACAGTACGCCTGGGCGCTGCGGCTCTTCGGCGCGGAGACGGTCACCGGCCGGTCGAACACCGCGGATTCCGCAGCCGCGGTCTCGTGCGGGACCACGTAGCGGCTGCGGAGCTTCGGGTAGAGCTCGTCGACGTTGTCGACCATCCAGCGATACAGGTTGGTCTGCACGTTGGCCTTGGTGAGCAGGATCCGGATCACCGGCGAGCGGCCGTCGTCGGTCGCGATCGTGATCACGTCGTGCGCCCGCATCAGGCTCTCCTTGCCGGGCTCCGACGGGATGATGACGAAAGTGGCGGCCGCAGCAGCAGCCCGGGTCGCGGGCCCGAGCGCCGGGGGCGTGTCGATCACCACCAGGTCCGGGTCCAGCGCCTCCGTGCGCTCCAAGTGCCGCTGGATGGCGTCCATGTCGGCAGCCTCCATGGAGCGCCCCCCCCGCAGGAGCCAGAGCGGCAGCTCGGGCTCGCCCTCGTAATGTACGTGGACCGCGTCCGCGGTCAGCGGGTCCGCCACGCGGCTGAAGCTGCTGCGCGTGGTGAGGTCTCCCTGGGGATCGAGGTCAACCATCACGACGCGCAGGCCGGCCTTGGCGAGCACGTGCGCGACGGCCGCCGCGGACGCCGTCTTGAGGGTGCCTCCTTTGGCACCGATGAACGAGAGGATCGGAGGCATGAGTGCTGACCCGGAGGGGGGAATGGCTGTCCGCACACCGGACAACCGCCTGCTGGCGAGGAGACGGGCGAAAGATGCAGCGTCGCGGGCATGCGGGCAAGGCACCCTGCACACACTAGCAAGGCCCGATAGTATACCGGCCTATCCCCCTGCAGCCAATCGCCCGCTGCTGTCCGGTGTGCGGACAGACGGCGCCCGGCAAGCGCCGCACGAAGCGTCGCTCGGGAACCCACAAATGGATCCGCCCCGGAAGCCCAGCACGGGCTTCCGGGGCGGATCCGGCTCACGAGGGCCGCTACCTACCCGTCGTAGGGGCCGATGCGAACCGGACCGATCCACAGGTAGTACCGACCGTCCTCCCCCAGCTCGAGCTCCGGAGTCATCCCCGGGGCGACCTGCAGCACCTCTCCTCCTATTTGGATGGGTGCGTTCGTCGGGAGACGCATCCGTCCTCCGCGTGCCGCGGTCGCCGTGGTTGCAGCGCCGCCAGCATCGGCCTGGCGCGCGGGGGCGCGGGGCGGGGGAGGGGCCGTGCCCACCGGCAGCTGCAGCAGGACCATGCGGTTGGCGAGGTCGCGACGCTCCAGCAGGCCGGCGTCCTGCAGGACGGCCAGCGCCTGGGTGACGCGGGTGCGGCCGTACAGGGTTTCCTCCACCAGCCGCGGGATCGTGGTGCTGGCGGCTCCCCTCGCGTCGGCCAGCCGCACGACCTCCCGGAGCACGGCCGTCGCCGGTCCGACCAGCTGGCCTCCCCTGTGGAGGTGGGCCTTCGCCGCGTCCAGGTCGAAAGCCCCCAGGGCAGGGGATTCGCAGAGGACGTCGGCCTCGATCCGGTGGCCGCGTCCGACGGCGACCAGCAGCTCTGCCTGTTCCAAGTCGTGGAGGGCGTCCTCCGCCTCGGCGAGGGACAGCAGGGCCTCGCGGGCCAGCTCCTCCACGCGCACCTCGGCCGGCTCTCCCCACCAGCGGGTCTCCGCCCCCTGCTCCCGGCGCGCCATGTCGCAGGCGGCCGCGAAGAAGGCCACCGCCGCGCGCACGCGTGCGGCCTCCAGCTCCTCCCCGAGACGCGCGCGCACCAGCACCGAGCTCGGCGCGTGCGTGCGTCCGCCATGGAGCGGAACGACGCTGCCGGCCCGGCGGTGCGACGCAGAGAGGGAAGGGGAGGATGAGCTCACGGGTTTTCCACAGTACCGGTGCTGCCCCGTGGCAGTCTCCGGTGGTGCTCCTCTGTTCGATTCGGGGCCGTCCCTCGCCTCCGGCTTCCGGTGCCGCCCCTATGTCACCGTGCAGACCGCCTGCACCTACGACCCATTTCCATCCTGACACACCCAACAAGCTATCTCCCAGCAACTACGCGGGCAAGCTCCACGTCATCCCGTCCTGCAGGGTGGCCGTGGGATGTGTGGGAGGAGTGTGATGGGATCGTGGTGCCGACACGGGTATTGTAGT of the Longimicrobiaceae bacterium genome contains:
- a CDS encoding ParA family protein, with the translated sequence MPPILSFIGAKGGTLKTASAAAVAHVLAKAGLRVVMVDLDPQGDLTTRSSFSRVADPLTADAVHVHYEGEPELPLWLLRGGRSMEAADMDAIQRHLERTEALDPDLVVIDTPPALGPATRAAAAAATFVIIPSEPGKESLMRAHDVITIATDDGRSPVIRILLTKANVQTNLYRWMVDNVDELYPKLRSRYVVPHETAAAESAVFDRPVTVSAPKSRSAQAYCDVAAEVIGSLGIESRSAVAGGVA
- a CDS encoding ParB N-terminal domain-containing protein, whose product is MSGKARLGGSRAAAPLVRREDLDDNVTTYQLDADGRSAEERVQHVRIDRVEPSPFQVRRVFPEREIEELADSIRDTGLIHQPKGRPHPAKPGWVELMPGELRLRALQRLIERGEAEGVLKRDGAGNWLAPIVLVTVDDERAESIVFTENEARTDLSAWEWALAWQQRRDRRKERGQPATVRDVAAAHHKPHTTVGEYLRVADALSMDVLGAAGVVAGGGPDHGRMARLPFSALKGIAAAADQGTQAAAERLLQELRRIGDRTAAERLQAPRSAVRSQGGAGKQSFQINIRQPLPDLSPQQATHYLGRISTALPVLARRAAEGIGGEDARSLADTLEETARLLRQRA